The DNA window ccagaaccacacggggggacctggtgaatgacctgcagagagctgggaccaaagtaacaaaggtcaccatcagtaacacactacaacggcagggaatcaaatcccgcagtgccagacgtgttccgctgctgaagccagtgcatgtccaggcccgtctgaagtttgccagagagcacatggatgatacggcagaggattgggagaatgtcatgtggtcagatgaaaccaaagtagaactttttggtataaactcaactcgtcgtgtttggaggacgaagaatactgagttgcatcccaagaacaccatacctactgtgaagcatgggggtggaaacatcatgctatggggctgtttttctgccaaggggacaggacgactgatccgtgttaaggacagaatgaatggggccatgtatcgtgagattttgagccaaaacctccttccatcagtgagaactttgaagatgaaacgaggctgggtcttccaacatgacaatgatccaaaacacaccgcccgggcaacaaaggagtggctccataGGAAGCacttgaaagtcctggagtggcctagccagtctccagacctcaaccccatagaaaatctgtggcgggagttgaaagtccgtgttgctcggcgacagccccaaaacatcactgctctcgaaaagatctgcatggaggaatgggccaaaataccagctactacggagaggcggatgctgtccaagataaagacaatgttggataacacctcccacccactccatgacatgctggtcagtcacaggagcacattcagtgagagactgagattaccaaaaagcaccactgaacgacacaggaaatctttcctgcctgtggccatctccctgtacaacgcatccacttaacacactgtttactgtttactgctacaactacacatgtttcttttccagctatttatttatgagtgacttatgtatgtatgtatgtatgtatgtatatatatgtatatattgtactattcttagttagcgtattgtctgtcttgtcttaatgttggtttataatggagcactgtaacaaaaaataatttcccccagggatcaataaagtattctgattctgattctgattctactgtgtgtgcaaacctggtaaagacctatagtaaacgtttgacctctgttattgccaacaaaggttatgttacaaagtattgagttgtatttttgttattgaccaaatacttattttccaccctgatttacgaataaattctttacaaatcctaccatgtgaattcatggattttttttttcacattctgtctctcacagttgaagtgtacctctggtgcaaattactgacctctgtcatcattttaggtgggggaacttgcacaatcggtggctgactaaatacttttttgccccactgtacatatttttgacctggggGTAGAATTGATTATGAactggaaaaggaaaaacatgaagCATTTAAGGTTATcctgtttggtttttatttaaccttcctgccttcttgggacctttttgtgccactgctatgtgtgaaatggctgccatttccactgtgttcagtggaatataaccaaacttgccacaggatagtttttacctgtcaatgttaatattccagtgtgaattccttaaatcagcctaaaatggctgagcagcagaaatccccacacccatcaccctggggaccattttcggcccattgacttccattataaacgctatttttcaaccccaaattatcattatatgattttattttttcttcttttcttggatgtcaatgaagactcagggccttgaagtttgaatttttaaattgcaaaaaaaaaatgcaaaaaaataatggcaggtcaaaatgtatgttggtgccaatctttggtccatctaaaggcctacttataatgacaatcacatattacttcaactggttttttgtggaagtatttagtttcgttttttgttttttggggctaataacacagggcgctcatgtaataacactgggatttgaagggttgAAACAACGGAAATATAATTataactttacatgaatatttcagggagaagtagttttacaaggttggctaatttaaagtggaataaaatatggatatatagTCTTTTTATAGCGTTTTTgggcgtggctgagaatggtccctatggtgatgggtgtgggttttttaaaggatggcaggagggttaagaAGAGAGTTTATTCCACTGTGTGATGGCcgagtctgtttcttttgttgAAGATAATTTCTCCTGACTTAGAGAAAATCCTCTcacatggaacagaagaggctggagtgcacagaaactggtagagatgcagGTATACGGTCATCCTGGGTCCCACAAACTATCAGCTAAAAAGAATGAACAACTTAAATTACTGCACATTTTGTAGAATaacattttaagattattttaaaaatagatatatttttattatattaaattTAAAGAGTCAAGTGGAAGTGTTTTGaaagttatttaatgatatttatgttatgaaaagcagatttttgttttgttcagacaTTTTAAGTCTTTCACgtttttagataaaatattaatatacacaaaacaaatgcaaacaacaagaacacaaaGCTGGCAAACCCACCTATttgatcaaaatcaaatcaaaatattcccacacgACAGAACCTCCTCTCTTGCTCTCTGGCTCCATATCTCTCAATAGAATGATCAGTGGTTTGATATCTCTCACCATCAAAACACTCCACAAACCCTGCGAATGATTCGTTTTATTATAAACCATTGAATCAGATACGTTCTAAATAAGGCTTtggacgtcactgatcacgtgactctggccaaacgaatcaagcctcgacaaAGTGCTTCTGAAGGAGTGTGTTgcgtgtgttttgttttttctgacatACACACCAGAGCCTCGGCCTACTGCGGAGTTCCACAGCCAGACCCTTCTCACTTTCttgtagtgatgggcagatgaagcttcatgaagcactgaagcttttcatccaattggttcaccccagcgcaaagcttcatgaagcttcatttgctctagtaggacatctagtggacgtaaaaatattagttggcatgaatttgcaGAGTGTGgtcttttgcacacagcctgtaaatgtcaacaacaaaaggagtgtgtaaaacatgtatattgtagtgatggcagtatactgtgtatatttatgctggcagtatggaaaatgattatttggaaatgcttaaaatggaaatgatcatttactgtgaggtgaggtgtggtttgggtgtggacagtagttgtgcttttgtaacgttgaggtatggacagctacacactgaggctttgagcctcagacctgcctgttcacattttattctgtaaaaactaaattttcactgcttttatgaccttttagtggggagaacatagctaggatttaatgatttaacaaatcttttgaatcctttgtcctccacaatgctaactggctgggagtcctcatagtataatattgttatatcatttagtaacattactgcatgctatattatcattgcatttgatggctcacctggtcttgctccacaatcggtgttccccttattctcatgcaaagctctgtagtgcctaagcatggatgaggtgttgttgttatatcccagctccctggcacatagcaaacacctcaccttgtacaaaagtacagacagcttaacataggttttattgcaccatcagtattatgaaaatacatcttctgtagaaatttacataccttgttgggaggaataagatcaaaatgttcccacacaggggaggacatcctcctcttcttagctggctccattctctcctgactttctctcctcactctcataaacctccaaactgtctacaaactctcactaactgcaactctccatcaaacacccacatttttgaatgaagtctgaggagtttatatcgctgtcatatctcacggcaaagttcgaaccacttcatgaaccagtcacgtggtacagccgggcagcgaggcttcggacgtcatcattttcagctcctcccatgaataaagcaagcctcgatacgcgcatcgcggaaacgccccctccattactcgacacaagcttcgaagcctcgatacagaacgtcccatcactactTTCTTGAGAGATGCGGAAGTGTTAAGTTTGAACGAGCGGCGGAAAGACAAATCTATCAGATTTGTTTAAACCTTAACGTTAATCTCATTTTAGTTATTTAGTAAACTCGAGTTCAATTATTGAGTGAAAACACCAACAGACTCAGACATTTAGAACAAACTAAGAGTCAGATcggcagaaacagagaacacGGACATGTCTGCTGTAACTGCGTCACTCTGCTCCACGCTGATGTTTGTCGGCGTCTTCGtgtttgtctctgcaggtgagaTTTAACTGTTAGAAGCTAAACGGATCTAGGAATGattttgtgtgtgagagcaaCACGAGGCTTGGTGGAAACCGTGGGACTGATGTGACAGAGACAAAGTGTAATGTTTGTGTCAGTGTGATGTGTTGATGTAGTGAACGTGCCCCCACAAACCTACCTCAGTGCTCCCAAACTATGCAGCTGTTAGATTTAGGAACACAGTAGCTTGTTTTTATGAGTTACCATGACAGAAATCGGCCAAATCTGCCTGAAAATTTGCATGTTACAGCTCTCTACATTCATGTGATTTACAGTTAGTGCTGCAGCAGGTGAATGCTCTCGTCTGTTATTACACTTTTAATTGTTAGTGTGCTCGCCTATTCATGCAACTTATCAGTTTAACTGGTCTACAGTCAGCTGATTTCAGGTAGTGTGTCTACAGTGTTGGTCAAAAATATATAGTAGATATGCTTTTCATGAGCCGTTAGCTACAAACCAGGAAATGAATGCAATCAATATTAAGTCTTTAAATATGCATGTCtgcgcttgtttttaaacacaacaCATCAGTCTGATACTGTTTTagacaaaagaaaagagcacGTGACTTTACCTGGTGAAgttatgaccagtgttgggaaggttacttttaaaatgtattccattacagaatacagaatacatgccccgaaatgtatgtattctgtaacgtattccgttacgttactcaatgagagtaacgtattctgaatactttggattacttaatatattatcatgctttttacaacaacgtgaatgtactattgctgtgtgatttattactgttactgaaggtccgcgactccgaactgtagtaaagggacctctgactaatacgtcgggctcgtagccgaaaaatagctttactttgttgtgtgggtcaactttgctagcgagagaccacgcagagagagagcgtcaccctgtaaccatggaaactgtaacgctgccgcctggaacaacagaacgtagctgtcaaacaaaacccaaacagtcctgacctgcgacaatatgaaacaggaaagtaccgcagtgtaatccatttatttcaacaaagtaactgtattctaaataccacctttataaacggtaactgtaacggaatacagttactcatattttgtattttaaatacgtaacggcggtacatgtattccattactccccaacactggttatgaCACTGAAGAATGACGCAGGTGTCTGCTCCAATCCGTGTTTCTTACTTTGACCAAGTTAAACTGTTCGGTGAATGTTCTTGCTGCCCTCATTATTCTTCATACACACTTTTCTGTATAGTGAGCAGTGTTGggtgtaacgcgttactgtaattgaATTACTTTAACACTGAAAAAGTtgagtaactaattactgttcatttttaggtattttaattacagttaatGTACTTGTGTcacattgtaaaataattaaatttgctgaatatcattatttaatttcaataatttaTCTTCTAAAGGTAAAAATAAACTCTGCCGCTTTAACATCGCTGTAGTGCAGCTGTACGTCATTTCGCGCCAGTTTGCTGCATAGtctagtgatggtaaatttgattctttttactgaatcgagtgttaatgaaggcagaatttccaagttctgagtacaatcaaaagcaccacgactgcagtttttgtgttggatgtaaaaggcgcacatgacgctgtgacgtaggctagaatcatggcagtagttaatgacggtccaggcgtgggatttctctcgtggaaagatgcacattatcttttcctttctattggtaggtggcacagtgcacttgtggcaagtaagcaagctagaagattGGCAAAGtaatggaagcaacacattaacaagagaattctgagtaaaaccaaagttactttccctagtaactagttactttgaaagtaacgagtaacttgaagtaactgagttacttttgagagaagtaactagtaatgtaactaagttactattttaaagtaacttacccaacactgattaAATCCAACATGACTAAAAACTCAAATGtcaaaggaaataaacaaaatatttaaagtcaatCATTCTGATCATAATtgtactttgacctttaacctctctgctctgtgttgtttcctctttcagacaagaaactcatcacagctgagtctggacaggacgtcactctgacatgtcgaGCTGCAAACAACAACATCATAGTCGTAaagtggagcagagctgacctgGGACATGAATATGTGCTTTTGTACCGGGATGATCACTTTGCTCCAGACAtccagcatccatcttttaagaaccgggtggatctgcaggacagacagatgaaggatggagacgtgtctttgattctgaaggatGTGACGATTGATGATGCTGGAACATACGAGTGTTGTGTCTTCACGAGAAAAAGACGCTTATGGGAGCTCATCAGCATCATCGACCTTCgtgttgatcctccaggtgagtgagtagagttgagtgtgtgtgtgatcagaggtgaagctgcttcctggttgttgatgtttgtttgttgtatgGACGAGCTGGTGGGTGTCAGAGGTAGACAGATGTTTCTCCAGCTGTTGTCTTTGTGGCTGATAGACTAGAGTTCACTTGTGTTCACTTATTATCAGcacatgttgttgttctgtggAAGCTAACATCTTGTAGTTTCTGACACTTTGCATGTTTAGCATGAGGCTAAAATTCCCCCTCAGTGGGTCACTGGTGACCTGCTGGATGTTCAGAGGTTCATTAAATCCAACATGACTAAAAACTCAAATGtcaaaggaaataaacaaaatatttaaagtcaatCATTCTGATCATAGTtgtactttgacctttaacctctctgctctgtgttgtttcctcttcAGAACCGaaactcatcacagctgagtctggacaggacgtcactctgacatgtcgagctgcaaacaacaacatcttagTTTTAAACTGGACAAGAGATGACCAGATGACAGGTTATGTCCTTTTGTACCAGGATGATCACTTTGTTCCAGAcaaccagcatccatcttttaagaaccgggtggatctgcaggacagacagatgaaggatggagacgtgtctttgattctgagGGACGTGACGATTGTTGATTCTGGAACTTACATGTGTCTTGTCAACATGGCAGAAACACGCTCATTGGATCTCATCAGCATCATCGACCTAATTGTCattccaggtgagtgagtagagttgagtgtgtgtgtaatcagaggtgaagctgcttcctggttgttgatgtgtgtttgttgtatGGATGACCTGCTGGATGTTCAGAGGTTCATTAAATCCAACATGACTAAAAACTCAAATGtcaaaggaaataaacaaaatatttaaagtcaatCATTCTGATCATAATtgtactttgacctttaacctctctgctctgtgttgtttcctctttcagaccagaaaaccatcacagctgagtctggacagaacgtcactctgacatgtcgagctccaaacaacaacatcataGGTGTAAAAtggagcagagctgacctgGATTCAGATTATGTCCTTTTGTACCGGGATCAGCAATTTGCTCCAGATAATCAGgatccatcttttaagaaccgggtggatctgcaggacagacagatgaaggatggagacgtgtctttgattctgaaggatGTGACGATTAATGATGCTGGAACATACAAATGTGGTGTCGTCatggaaggaacagactcatgGAAGTTCATCAGCAGCATCGACCTTTATGTtgttcctccaggtgagtgagtagagttgagtgtgtgtgtgatcagaggtgaagctgcttcctggttgttgatgtttgtttgtaaagatgttgttgatgagactttgtagaaagcagctggtctgagtgatgtgatcagagtgcagtagataatgtctgacagcagtttgaagagcaaatggattctgttctgttcttcactcatcacctacctgacagctgacacctcacacctgtttctcacctgcaggtcacaCAGGAGGAGACAAACAGGATGTTGGACTGATCGTCGGTCTGATTGTTTCTGCTGTGCTTCttgttgctgttgttatttTCATCTACAGAAAATTACATCTACTCTCTATCTATCAATATGATAGCCTGAAGTTAATCTGAGTTAGAAAGGAACTTTCCTTAACATCCAGCAGACGCTGTAGAAAGCTGGATGTTCAGAGTCTGATGTTATTTCTCTGATGATCATCATGTTCAGACTCAGaccaacagtgtgtgtctgtgctgtctGTCAGTGACTCTGAACTACAGTTTATTCATCTTCAGGCTGTTCATGAGATTT is part of the Maylandia zebra isolate NMK-2024a linkage group LG3, Mzebra_GT3a, whole genome shotgun sequence genome and encodes:
- the LOC143414385 gene encoding junctional adhesion molecule-like, producing MSAVTASLCSTLMFVGVFVFVSADKKLITAESGQDVTLTCRAANNNIIVVKWSRADLGHEYVLLYRDDHFAPDIQHPSFKNRVDLQDRQMKDGDVSLILKDVTIDDAGTYECCVFTRKRRLWELISIIDLRVDPPEPKLITAESGQDVTLTCRAANNNILVLNWTRDDQMTGYVLLYQDDHFVPDNQHPSFKNRVDLQDRQMKDGDVSLILRDVTIVDSGTYMCLVNMAETRSLDLISIIDLIVIPDQKTITAESGQNVTLTCRAPNNNIIGVKWSRADLDSDYVLLYRDQQFAPDNQDPSFKNRVDLQDRQMKDGDVSLILKDVTINDAGTYKCGVVMEGTDSWKFISSIDLYVVPPGHTGGDKQDVGLIVGLIVSAVLLVAVVIFIYRKLHLLSIYQYDSLKLI